AGAACTCCACCACTGAACGGCCAAAGGAATTATGAATAAAGTAATCAAAGCTTTTTTATTGCTGAAATCTGGTAATATGTTTAATTTTTCAGATACGTTTTCATTTGCCATTAATTCTTTTATACCCCCAACTTCTGGAATATTTACAAGATAATATGCCGCGCCTATTGCACCGGCCATTGCAACAAAAAACAAAAGAAAATCGGTATAAACAACACCTTTAAAACCTCCCAGTGCACTAAATGTCACTGTAATTAAACCTGCACTTACCACTGTTTGCCAAGGCTCTAACCCTAGCATTATACTTCCAATTTTAATTGCTGCCAATGTTACGGCAGACATGGTTATAACATTAAAAATTACTCCTAAATATATTGCTCTAAACTTTCTTAAAAAACTAGCTGGCTTACCACCGTAACGCATTTCATAAAACTCAAGATCAGTATTTACATTGGACTTACGCCATAATTTAGCATAAACGAAAACGGTTAACATTCCAGTAATTAAGAAGCACCACCAAACCCAGTTTCCAGAAACTCCGTTAGTACGAACAATATCTGTTACCAAATTAGGCGTATCTGTAGAAAATGTTGTCGCTACCATAGAAAGCCCTAATAACCACCAAGGCATAGTTCGCCCTGAAAGAAAAAATTCTGATGTATCTTTACCTGAGCTTTTTGATACGTATACCCCAATGCCTAAGACAAGCGAGAAGAAAACTATGATAAAGCCATAGTCAAGTGTACTGAGTTCCATAAGTTGGTTTTAGGTTGATTGTTAAAGATATATTATTTTCGGACATTTTTACATCTAATACGCTAAACGTACCTCGTGCTTCTATCAATAACTTCTGAAATTACATCAACTGCTTGGATTTTGGCCTTTGGGGCTGCCTTTATTATTGGTTTATCTAAAGCTGGAATAAAAGGTATTGCTGTTTTAAATGTTACATTAATGGTATTGGCCTTTGGTGCAAAAGAATCTACAGGTATGGTAGTTCCATTACTTATTTCAGCTGATATTTTTGCTGTTATTTATTATAATAGGTACACAAAATGGAAATATGTTTTTAAGGTATTACCATGGATGGTTTTTGGATTACTGATCGGGGTTGTAATTGGTAATGAATTACCTGAGAAATTTTTTAAAGTTGGCATGGCAATTATTATCATAATCACTGTTATTATGATGTTCTATTGGGATCGTAAAAAAGATAAAACCGTGCCCAAACATTGGTTATTTGCAGGCTCAATTGGTACTATAGCGGGCATTACGACAATGGTTGGCAATTTAGCTGGCGCTTTTTCAAATATTTACTTTTTAGCTATGCAATTACCAAAAAACAATTTTATTGGTACAGCTGCTTGGCTCTTTCTCATTATGAATATTATAAAGTTACCCTTTCATTTTTTCGTATGGAAAACTATTTCATTAGAATCTTTGTCCTTTAACCTAATATTACTACCTGGTATTTTGGTAGGTTTCTTTGTTGGAGTTCGGTTTATAAAACTCATTAAAGAGGCTTTCTTTAGAAAGATGATATTGGTATTGACCGCTGTAGGCGCTATCTTAATTATGTTTAGTTAAATAAACTAATTGATTCATTGAATGTAAGAAAATGAGAATATTCGCTTCGCAAATCTAAAACTTTAGTACAAGAAAACAACCTCAGGGCAAGCCTATGAGGCATTTATAGGAAGAAATATTTTCATTTCGAGGCAAGCTTCGGAGCTTTTAAATCTAGATTATCGAGTAAACACTTTACCTTTTACGATTACTTCAAAATTTTCCGAATTAAATATAACATACCATATTTCTTAGCTGCTGAAAAAGCAGAGGACATCCAGTTATAGGGACTTAAATCTTGTTGAACATCATGCTTTAACCCCTTAAGTTCTTCTAAAGCAATTTCACGTTCCAATTTCAATCGTTTTAAGTTAAACTCTATTTCATCAAAATTTTTATACATACAGCTCTAACTAAAGAATTTAACCGATAGGTTTTTTACTAAAATATTGTCTATTTTCCTTCTAAAAACATAAGTAACTACAAATAAAAGTACAAAGACCCCACTGGCAATTAAACACGCCGCTACCATACTTTCCAGTACATTTCCCAAATAAATTATTCCTGCTACCGACAGAAATATAAGTGCTAAAAAACCAAGACTACCAATAACCGCAATTTTTAGCAGCATACCAGTGGTCATTGTTAATTGCTGAAAAACTTTAAGCTTATAATATTCTTGAGTTTTTTTATAATAAACCTCTCCTACATCAATTGCTTTGTTTGATGTTTCATTAAGCGAATCAATGACTCCCATTTAAACTGTTTTCTGTAATTTCTTATTTTTAGACTTTAACTCAGCTAATTTCTTTTCTAAGGCCAATATAACGTCTTCGGTCTTATAACTTAAATCAGA
The genomic region above belongs to Maribacter hydrothermalis and contains:
- a CDS encoding sulfite exporter TauE/SafE family protein — translated: MLLSITSEITSTAWILAFGAAFIIGLSKAGIKGIAVLNVTLMVLAFGAKESTGMVVPLLISADIFAVIYYNRYTKWKYVFKVLPWMVFGLLIGVVIGNELPEKFFKVGMAIIIIITVIMMFYWDRKKDKTVPKHWLFAGSIGTIAGITTMVGNLAGAFSNIYFLAMQLPKNNFIGTAAWLFLIMNIIKLPFHFFVWKTISLESLSFNLILLPGILVGFFVGVRFIKLIKEAFFRKMILVLTAVGAILIMFS